A portion of the Pseudomonas protegens CHA0 genome contains these proteins:
- the emhR gene encoding efflux system transcriptional repressor EmhR — protein MVRRTKEEAQETRSQILEAAEKAFYERGVARTTLADIAALAGVTRGAIYWHFSNKADLVQAMLDSLREPLDEMAAASENVDEMDPLGCMRKLLIHLFHQVALDPKTRRINEILFHKCEFTDEMCDLRRQRRAASLDCNVHIELALRNAVNRGQLPENLDAARAAITLHAFIDGILYQWLLAPDSFALHTEAERWIDIGLDMLRLSPNLRH, from the coding sequence ATGGTCCGTCGTACCAAAGAGGAAGCTCAAGAAACTCGCAGCCAGATACTCGAGGCCGCCGAAAAGGCCTTTTACGAGCGTGGCGTGGCGCGTACCACCCTGGCCGACATCGCGGCGCTGGCGGGAGTCACGCGAGGTGCCATTTATTGGCACTTCAGCAACAAGGCCGACCTGGTGCAGGCCATGCTCGACAGCCTGCGTGAACCTTTGGATGAAATGGCCGCGGCCAGTGAGAATGTAGATGAAATGGACCCGTTGGGCTGCATGCGCAAGCTGCTCATTCATTTGTTTCATCAAGTTGCCCTGGACCCGAAAACCCGACGCATCAATGAAATCCTGTTTCACAAGTGCGAGTTCACCGACGAAATGTGCGACCTGCGCCGCCAGCGTCGCGCTGCCAGCCTGGACTGCAACGTACACATCGAGCTGGCGTTGCGTAATGCAGTGAATCGTGGGCAATTGCCCGAGAATCTCGATGCGGCGCGGGCAGCTATCACGTTGCATGCGTTCATCGATGGCATTCTCTACCAGTGGTTGCTGGCCCCTGACAGCTTCGCCCTGCACACCGAAGCAGAGCGCTGGATCGACATCGGGCTGGATATGCTGCGCTTGAGCCCCAACCTCCGTCATTAA